AGTATTCTCCAGTCCTATATATAAAACAACCTTTTAGCAGTTTGCttgactgaatgtgtgtgattgGGTGTTTCCAGAAGCTTGTCGCAGGCATCTGCGGTATGTGCATACAGTGTGTCTGCCATTCGAGATATTTTCAACGAGGGCAAGTTTAAGACACCTGTTGCTGTGGAGACATCCCACGTCAAGTGGGTGATGTACACCGGAGAGGTGCCGGTCCCCAGACCAGGAGCGGTGAGTGTAATGACCAGAAGTGATACTTAAAGCGTACAAGGCAAATCTGCTAATTCTAAACGGgggttttgtgtttcagtgcaTCAATAATGTCGTGCGTAAAATGGGGATGAATCGCTCTCTGGACCTTCCTGACAAAACACTCCAGTTCATCAGGGACCGCCCCCTTATGGACGACGCTGTTCACCCTCTGATGGGAGGGCCGCTGCTGGTCAAGAGGGGAGCTTTGCTGACTCGGATAGTGGTGGACAGCGTGCTGGCGCTGGATGGACAGAGATATGCCGTCATGTTCATCGGCACTGGTAAACTATGGGATATGTTCAACAATATAGGTGCAGTTTTATCAAGATGAAAGTAGAACAGAACAGATTTTGGGGCTATTTGATAATTGGCTTCTTAGCTTAGTTTTGGAAAATAATATCCCAAGTTTTTATGTAGTAaatattcaaaatctcagaTAATCTGCTTcctcaggactgtgtgggtgtggtttgatAAGATTTGATAGAAGGTGCTTGCAACATAAGCAAACAACCCTTCATAGCTGTCACTgcgttttatttaaatgttgctaAACTCTGATTGGTGCACAGAAATGCATGATATCACGCATACCATGCCCACTTTAAACTAGTGAGACAGACAAGGGCAGAACATGATCGTAATTGTTTAAAGGCATTTGTTTAATCAGTACCTTTTTAAGACAAACACATGAAATGAGAGCGTAAATTTCAAAGCCAGGATCTCGGTTAATACATCTGACCTTGTTATATGAATTATagatagttgtttttttgtctcatgGTAGAAAATGGTTACGTTCAGAAGGCTGTCAACTATGCTGGAGAGATGTTCATCATTGAGGAGATTCAACTGTATGAAAACCCTGTGCCTATTAAGATCCTGCGCCTCTCATCAAGCAAggtatctttttatttatatactatatAACATGTGGCACTGTGTTCAATAtagtgtgtttcttttttggcAAATTTTGTACAATAAGCTTCAGTCTGAAAAATACATCTCACTTTGAATATGTTGTCACTTAATTGCCACTGAGACAGTAGCGAGGCCTCACTGGTAATAAAGATCAAATGCTTTTGgtttgttaatgtgtgtgtgtgtgtgtgtgcgcgcacaaaTAGGGCCAACTGTATGCAGGTTCAGAGTTTGGTGCTATCCAGGTGCCGGTCAGTAACTGCAGCCGCTATGACGCTTGTGTGGACTGCATCTTGGCCAGGGATCCTTACTGTGCCTGGGACTTCACCACCAAGCAGTGCTCCTCAGTCTACACCTTATCATCCTCCTCAAAGACTGTCACACAGAGTCTTAAGGAGGGAGACGTCTCACAGTGTCCTCAGCCAGGTCTGTTCATGCGCAGGACGCATTACTGGGAACACTTTTTGTATGAAATGGCATTCCAGCAGTCTTCATTTGCATGCAGTGAGGccaaccgtgtgtgtgtgtgtgtgtgtgtgtgtgtgtgtgtgtgtgtgtgtgtgtgtgtgtgtgtgtgtggttttttttagATCCAGTAGCAGCTGTGGACTTTACCCTAGTTCCAGAGAACAACATCCAGCTGCCCTGCCAGCTCCACTCCAACTTGGCGCAGGTTCTGTGGCGATTCTCTGATCAAACACTTCACTCCAACAACAAATACTACATCTACAGTGGGGGCCTCCTCATCCTGAGTGCCTCTGAATCGGACGCTGGTCTGTACACGTGTGACTCCGTCGAGCAGATCAGCGGCAGAACGTACAACCGGACTGTGGCGGTTTATCAATTAAAGCTCTACTCTGGGCAAGGAGCAGGGGGCAGCCCTACTCCTGGCAACGAGGTGATAAATTCCTCAGACTCTATTCACAGTCTTAGTACAGCTGCACCAGGGCTGGTGACAAACCTGGTCAATGAGGACCCATTGTCCCCCGAGAATCAAAGTGACACTGGCAGGGTGACTCGTTTAGAGGTGGCTGTGGCTCTGCTGTCGCTGCTTTGTCTCGCCCTCATAGGAGTCATATTTTGGAACTGGAGTCGAGGACGTTGGAAATGCCTGAAGTTTGCGCAGCGCTCCAATGAAAGCGAGGGGAAAAGTCAGTCAGCCGAATACATGCACATCCAGAACAGAACTTCAGAGATAAAGCTCCTGGGGCCTGTGTCTGGAAGACTTTGCAGTGCCAATAATAATCACTCTGCTGTTGACTTCAAAGGGAACGGGGAGCACCACTTCACACCTATGGCTAACATTTCAAGTCTGGACGGTCTGGGATACATAAATGATGAGTCAGAGATTTGACTCTGCTGAGGCATAGAATTCAGTACAAGGCCAACGACGCTGCAGTCATTATCATCCTATAGGTGTACTACTGTAGAAAAGGTTTTCACATTATGAATTCTTTtgattggtgtttttttttcctacacTTACCATACATAAAGCTGAATTTTCACTCCAGTGaattgttgaatttttttttttttttataaatgtactttttgtaTGATAAATTGTGAATACACCTTGTGTAACATATTGTGTACAGTcaacacctttttaaaaaaacaactatttatttgtcacaatgaAGTTTTTCTTTCAGCAAATTCTACTTTACAGTCTTGTAAAAAGGGTCAACAACACTGAACAAGTAGAACACACTTGGATTTCTACATAGGCAGGCACATTCAATTTTATTGACTGTTTATTTAAGACAACATTCATCTGTCAGAGAACATACTGTTCAGTCTGTGTTAATGATTAATCAGCCTGTACAAATTTTTTATGTCCAGGTAGGCTATGAATTTACCTCTTCATTTAACCATTTAATTGCCACTAGTAGGTGATATCGAGTGAACTCCATACCTCTATCTtccataacaaaataataaaaatgttatatcaTCATTGAGATTGAACTAGCATATCATTGGGATGCAGAAGTGTAGGTGTACATTTCTGTCAGTGAATCAACTCTTTGTGTCAGAGGCACAGCAAAGACGAGAAGAAGTTTGGCTTTTGGTGTCAGACTTTGGAAAATGCAGTtcttgttgataataaaaaaaaacttttttgggATTTTCACGTGTCAAGCTGTCAGTAATGATTACCTTCTCTCTCGCACAGCTGTGAAGTTTATTTGAAAGCGATGTTGCGAGTTTAACTGGCATCCTTGTTGTCTTCGAGCAGATCCTCCCCTAGACTCTACAAAGGGATaatatcaacaaaaacacacactgactccACAGTTACCTCACCCCTGCTTGTTTTTGAAGAAAACGTGTGAGACCAAACTAAATTACAGGATCGTAACCTGaatctgctgtttgtttcacaCTGTCATTAACAACAGAGCTCAGAGCCGCTTTAGGCTTCATCTCAAACAagtactgtaaatataaaaggGCTGAAGTGGGTCTCTGCTCAATAATTTAACAGTGCAGTATAAGAAAGTTGTCATGAAAATTATTAAGGATATATATAGTCGTATCAGGtgatacattaataaaatattgccAATGCAGTTGCATAGATTTTGCatagagttttaaaaaaagtgcttttacactgaTCTGAGGCATATTTACACTGGGGAATTAAGACAAACCACTTGCCAACAATTGTTTTCAGCttctttattctaaaaaaaGCCAGTGGGCTTATACAGAGTTTGTTTATACGTTTCAGAAAACACTGTATTTTCTTAGCTGCCCTCTCTCCTGCTCATCAGCCCTACTTTTCCTCCCAAGATTTAATGAGGTTTCTTCTTAGTTCAGGCTGTCTTGTACTTGTTCTGTGATACTCACAGGCTTTTTTTAATCTTGCTCAGTTTCTTCGAACTTTTCTGAATAAATCAATACGACAGCAGCATCTCTTTGCTGGGGTGAAAGATTCTATACTGAGGATAAGggatacagaaataaaatgcagaGCAAAAGCAGGCCGAAGGGTCAACAGGCCGCACGTGTAGTGGACAGCGGTTCAAAACTGGTGCATCAGGACAAGTGGTATCATAGAAGACTTGTgtttatcagtttttttttgtttttttttaaaagtgtttgaAAAGCTAAAGGATAATAAAGTTGGCTAATGCCACAGAGGATCTTTCAATTGATATTAAAAGATAACACTTTTTCATACAACAGCAATAATACTGTTAATGAAGACAAAATCAAAGTAAATCTAACCTTTAGTTTGAATCTGGACGTGCGAACATTACTTAACACTTTACTGGACAGCAGATTTTCACTACAAATTCCAACCATTATACATTCAACAAGGGACAGGCAGACACGGTGGGAAGAAGtatatttattgaaatgttgcaaaatgtAAAGGTTGCTTTAACAtatccattttattttgtcacttaCCAAATAACAGAGAAAAATCAAAATACCAATCTTGGCAATTGGCCATGAAGGacacttttgtttctttgtaagaaaagaaaaatagtcAAAACTATGAGGCAGGCACCTTTAACTTCCAGTCGGTGCTTACACATCATATAGGTTTGACTGGACCATTGAGccaaaat
This genomic window from Micropterus dolomieu isolate WLL.071019.BEF.003 ecotype Adirondacks linkage group LG05, ASM2129224v1, whole genome shotgun sequence contains:
- the si:ch211-129c21.1 gene encoding semaphorin-4E, with amino-acid sequence MSLLSALSIVCGLMLHASFSALNTHYCVPRKTVPYQNELKLFREEGVFNYSTMLMRDDLGVMLLGAREAIYAVDINNISVRKAAVYWRVTEEKQRECTYKGKHAEVECRNYIRTLHRVNATTMYVCGTNAFSPTCDYMTFANGQLRLEGKQEEGKGKCPFDPFQRYSSLMVGNDLYSATSINFLGSEPVVLRSSDLALRTEFKSSWLSEPNFVYMDYVGESFDSPDGDDDKVYLFFSENAMEYDFYSKVAVSRVARVCKGDMGGQRTLQRKWTSFLKARLDCSLPEPSLPTIVQDVFLLKHEDWRKSVFYAVFTPQSSLSQASAVCAYSVSAIRDIFNEGKFKTPVAVETSHVKWVMYTGEVPVPRPGACINNVVRKMGMNRSLDLPDKTLQFIRDRPLMDDAVHPLMGGPLLVKRGALLTRIVVDSVLALDGQRYAVMFIGTENGYVQKAVNYAGEMFIIEEIQLYENPVPIKILRLSSSKGQLYAGSEFGAIQVPVSNCSRYDACVDCILARDPYCAWDFTTKQCSSVYTLSSSSKTVTQSLKEGDVSQCPQPDPVAAVDFTLVPENNIQLPCQLHSNLAQVLWRFSDQTLHSNNKYYIYSGGLLILSASESDAGLYTCDSVEQISGRTYNRTVAVYQLKLYSGQGAGGSPTPGNEVINSSDSIHSLSTAAPGLVTNLVNEDPLSPENQSDTGRVTRLEVAVALLSLLCLALIGVIFWNWSRGRWKCLKFAQRSNESEGKSQSAEYMHIQNRTSEIKLLGPVSGRLCSANNNHSAVDFKGNGEHHFTPMANISSLDGLGYINDESEI